A single genomic interval of Penaeus vannamei isolate JL-2024 chromosome 33, ASM4276789v1, whole genome shotgun sequence harbors:
- the LOC113814375 gene encoding uncharacterized protein isoform X2 — protein MIREMEGGVGNFPRTDAMREPGGVAAAPQEEGSSHSTSSSSSSPLPALTSAPSSLSFLSTTQDSSSSPPLGLLLKSSLPFAPFLPHAHPPTREGEGMGVSQSFRVIHSYMDTWTSAASTRDGAVHLDHVYGDDAAPAVAATSAGPEGGRGAPSLPVQSYVAFDTDPPLRHSPAVLGQPVPRPPPPVLYPPPPLPAPAQIPSLSHESPASDFSLPLLTPTQNGPLCHSTLAGDPPYSYLLPGLNPFLPRPTADLNPPPPWLALALPQHEDPHKQGAPRSARRTSPRLPQALPERPLTSEPPDEAPKGALEPRSGSPRDKVHHPERQDGQPRVSPHKKLHMDAVEGLEESARAVTKAAPDGAITQGVTDLACDVTNTSFDVKPYMQSGPASAVTTGFLPGEDALPDPAGAAAPGDDCQWAEDDSGCFEGMSSSSDPSTALPFLQPLPPSPASDSFGLLASVFKDRLAEEVDVFTRYMRHIQDEGPRPVISEEDQEETKHYQLLLQLHHLAAKITRLLLQY, from the exons ATGATCCGGGAGATGGAGGGCGGGGTCGGAAATTTCCCACGGACTGACGCCATGCGCGAACCTGGCGGTGTCGCGGCCGCCCCTCAGGAGGAGGGATCGTCTCATTctacatcgtcatcgtcatcatcgcctTTGCCCGCCCTGACCTCGGCGCCGTCATCATTGTCTTTCCTTTCGACCACGCAGGACTCGTCCTCGTCACCCCCCTTGGGCCTGCTTCTGAAGTCATCTCTACCGTTCGCGCCTTTCcttcctcacgcccacccacccaccagggAAGGCGAGGGCATGGGCGTGTCTCAGTCTTTCAGAGTCATCCACAGTTACATGGACACGTGGACGTCCGCTGCGTCCACGCGCGACGGTGCGGTCCATTTGGATCACGTGTATGGAG ACGACGCCGCCCCGGCCGTTGCAGCGACGTCTGCGGGACCTGAGGGCGGGCGCGGCGCTCCATCCCTCCCCGTTCAGTCCTATGTCGCATTTGACACAGATCCGCCTCTGCGACATTCGCCAGCCGTTCTGGGTCAGCCTGTGCCGCGCCCTCCGCCCCCTGTCCTTTATCCGCCTCCTCCATTGCCTGCTCCTGCCCAGATTCCTTCTCTCTCGCATGAGTCACCGGCGTCGGACTTCTCCTTGCCACTCCTCACGCCGACGCAGAACGGGCCCCTGTGTCACTCAACGCTCGCTGGAGATCCTCCGTATTCCTACCTCCTGCCCGGCCTGAATCCTTTCCTGCCACGCCCCACGGCCGACCTAAACCCCCCTCCGCCGTGGCTGGCCCTTGCTCTACCCCAGCACGAAGACCCGCACAAGCAAGGCGCTCCCAGATCCGCGAGGAGGACCTCCCCAAGGCTTCCTCAGGCGCTCCCGGAACGCCCTCTGACTAGCGAGCCCCCAGATGAAGCGCCAAAGGGAGCTCTGGAACCCCGCTCAGGAAGCCCTAGAGACAAGGTCCATCACCCTGAGCGGCAGGATGGGCAGCCCCGAGTTTCTCCGCACAAAAAGCTCCACATGGACGCTGTTGAAGGCCTCGAGGAGTCAGCGCGGGCCGTCACGAAAGCTGCTCCCGACGGGGCCATCACGCAGGGAGTCACCGACCTTGCTTGCGACGTCACGAATACGTCATTTGATGTCAAACCCTACATGCAGTCAG GTCCAGCCTCAGCGGTCACCACGGGCTTTCTTCCCGGCGAGGACGCCCTTCCCGACCCGGCGGGCGCGGCGGCCCCGGGCGACGACTGCCAGTGGGCGGAGGACGACTCGGGATGCTTCGAGGGCATGAGCAGCTCCAGTGACCCCTCGACGGCGCTCCCGTTCCTGCAGCCCCTGCCGCCCTCGCCTGCCAGCGACTCCTTTGGGCTCCTCG cGTCCGTGTTCAAGGATAGACTCGccgaggaggtggatgtgttcaCCCGCTACATGAGGCACATCCAAGACGAGGGGCCGCGTCCTGTGATCAG CGAAGAGGATCAAGAGGAAACCAAGCATTATCAATTGCTTCTTCAATTGCACCACTTGGCTGCGAAGATCACTAGGCTGCTGCTGCAATATTGA
- the LOC113814375 gene encoding uncharacterized protein isoform X1 produces the protein MIREMEGGVGNFPRTDAMREPGGVAAAPQEEGSSHSTSSSSSSPLPALTSAPSSLSFLSTTQDSSSSPPLGLLLKSSLPFAPFLPHAHPPTREGEGMGVSQSFRVIHSYMDTWTSAASTRDGAVHLDHVYGDDAAPAVAATSAGPEGGRGAPSLPVQSYVAFDTDPPLRHSPAVLGQPVPRPPPPVLYPPPPLPAPAQIPSLSHESPASDFSLPLLTPTQNGPLCHSTLAGDPPYSYLLPGLNPFLPRPTADLNPPPPWLALALPQHEDPHKQGAPRSARRTSPRLPQALPERPLTSEPPDEAPKGALEPRSGSPRDKVHHPERQDGQPRVSPHKKLHMDAVEGLEESARAVTKAAPDGAITQGVTDLACDVTNTSFDVKPYMQSGPASAVTTGFLPGEDALPDPAGAAAPGDDCQWAEDDSGCFEGMSSSSDPSTALPFLQPLPPSPASDSFGLLAKRIKRKPSIINCFFNCTTWLRRSLGCCCNIEPQRTIFLFFFYSRECKIPIHCLFCPREFQLFQMFPSIGIELDCQLFNSFPVLRCNFVNCSAVNWGYSSDNALRFFSAY, from the exons ATGATCCGGGAGATGGAGGGCGGGGTCGGAAATTTCCCACGGACTGACGCCATGCGCGAACCTGGCGGTGTCGCGGCCGCCCCTCAGGAGGAGGGATCGTCTCATTctacatcgtcatcgtcatcatcgcctTTGCCCGCCCTGACCTCGGCGCCGTCATCATTGTCTTTCCTTTCGACCACGCAGGACTCGTCCTCGTCACCCCCCTTGGGCCTGCTTCTGAAGTCATCTCTACCGTTCGCGCCTTTCcttcctcacgcccacccacccaccagggAAGGCGAGGGCATGGGCGTGTCTCAGTCTTTCAGAGTCATCCACAGTTACATGGACACGTGGACGTCCGCTGCGTCCACGCGCGACGGTGCGGTCCATTTGGATCACGTGTATGGAG ACGACGCCGCCCCGGCCGTTGCAGCGACGTCTGCGGGACCTGAGGGCGGGCGCGGCGCTCCATCCCTCCCCGTTCAGTCCTATGTCGCATTTGACACAGATCCGCCTCTGCGACATTCGCCAGCCGTTCTGGGTCAGCCTGTGCCGCGCCCTCCGCCCCCTGTCCTTTATCCGCCTCCTCCATTGCCTGCTCCTGCCCAGATTCCTTCTCTCTCGCATGAGTCACCGGCGTCGGACTTCTCCTTGCCACTCCTCACGCCGACGCAGAACGGGCCCCTGTGTCACTCAACGCTCGCTGGAGATCCTCCGTATTCCTACCTCCTGCCCGGCCTGAATCCTTTCCTGCCACGCCCCACGGCCGACCTAAACCCCCCTCCGCCGTGGCTGGCCCTTGCTCTACCCCAGCACGAAGACCCGCACAAGCAAGGCGCTCCCAGATCCGCGAGGAGGACCTCCCCAAGGCTTCCTCAGGCGCTCCCGGAACGCCCTCTGACTAGCGAGCCCCCAGATGAAGCGCCAAAGGGAGCTCTGGAACCCCGCTCAGGAAGCCCTAGAGACAAGGTCCATCACCCTGAGCGGCAGGATGGGCAGCCCCGAGTTTCTCCGCACAAAAAGCTCCACATGGACGCTGTTGAAGGCCTCGAGGAGTCAGCGCGGGCCGTCACGAAAGCTGCTCCCGACGGGGCCATCACGCAGGGAGTCACCGACCTTGCTTGCGACGTCACGAATACGTCATTTGATGTCAAACCCTACATGCAGTCAG GTCCAGCCTCAGCGGTCACCACGGGCTTTCTTCCCGGCGAGGACGCCCTTCCCGACCCGGCGGGCGCGGCGGCCCCGGGCGACGACTGCCAGTGGGCGGAGGACGACTCGGGATGCTTCGAGGGCATGAGCAGCTCCAGTGACCCCTCGACGGCGCTCCCGTTCCTGCAGCCCCTGCCGCCCTCGCCTGCCAGCGACTCCTTTGGGCTCCTCG CGAAGAGGATCAAGAGGAAACCAAGCATTATCAATTGCTTCTTCAATTGCACCACTTGGCTGCGAAGATCACTAGGCTGCTGCTGCAATATTGAACCTCAACGtactatatttcttttcttcttttattcacgGGAATGCAAAATACCCATACATTGTCTTTTTTGCCCTCGGGAATTCCAACTTTTTCAAATGTTTCCTAGTATTGGTATTGAACTTGATTGTCAATTGTTCAATTCTTTCCCAGTATTGCGATGCAACTTTGTCAATTGCTCAGCTGTAAATTGGGGATATTCATCAGACAATGCGTTACGTTTTTTTTCCGCTTATTAA